A window from Chrysemys picta bellii isolate R12L10 chromosome 2, ASM1138683v2, whole genome shotgun sequence encodes these proteins:
- the CCM2 gene encoding cerebral cavernous malformations 2 protein isoform X1, whose amino-acid sequence MEEEGKKGKKQPGIVSPFKRVFLKGEKGRDKKAQEKVTERRPLHTVLLSLPDRVEPDILLNDYIEKEVKYLGQLTSIPGYLNPSSRTEILHLIDNAKRAHQLPGQLTQEHDAVISLSAYNVKLVWRDGEDIILRVPIHDIASVSYIRDDSSHLVVLKTAQDPGISPSQSLCAESSKALTSGSLSESGVVPVEACCLVVLATENKVTAEELCSLLSQVFQIVYTESTIDFLDRAIFDGASTPTRHMSLHSDDSSTKVDIKESYETEASTFSFPESLDTGGNSPSSFSTPQSPHVKTVSESELSTTATELLQDYMMTLRTKLSSQEIQQFAMLLHEYRNGASIHEFCINLRQLYGDSRKFLLLGLRPFIPEKDSQHFENFLETIGVKDGRGIITDSFGRYRRTLSTTSNSTTNGNGAAGSSDDQSAPSEGDEWDRMISDISNDIEALGCSMDQDSS is encoded by the exons CAGCCTGGAATAGTGTCCCCTTTCAAACGCGTCTTCCTGAAAGGTGAAAAGGGTCGGGATAAAAAGGCCCAGGAAAAGGTTACGGAAAGACGACCTCTTCATACAGTACTGCTGTCCTTGCCTGATCGAGTTGAACCAGACATATTGTTGAATGACTACATTGAAAAGGAAGTCAAG taTTTAGGCCAACTAACATCCATCCCAGGGTACCTGAATCCCTCCAGTCGTACTGAAATATTGCATTTAATAGACAATGCAAAG AGGGCACATCAGCTCCCCGGGCAGCTGACCCAGGAACATGATGCTGTGATTAGTCTGTCTGCCTACAACGTCAAGCTGGTGTGGCGGGATGGAGAGGATATCATACTCAGGGTCCCCATCCATGACATCGCATCTGTGTCATACATCCGCGATGACTCCTCACACCTGGTAGTGCTGAAAACAG ctcagGACCCTGGGATCTCCCCAAGCCAGAGTCTTTGTGCAGAGAGCTCCAAAGCACTTACTTCAGGCTCGCTGTCCGAGAGTGGCGTGGTACCTGTCGAAGCTTGTTGTTTGGTGGTCCTGGCTACAGAGAACAAA gtAACTGCAGAGGAACTCTGCTCACTTCTCAGCCAAGTCTTCCAGATCGTTTACACTGAGTCCACAATAGACTTCTTAGATAGAGCAATATTTGATGGGGCCTCCACACCAACGCGCCATATGTCCCTACACAGTG ATGACTCTTCAACAAAAGTGGACATTAAAGAATCTTACGAAACAGAAGCAAGCACTTT CTCCTTTCCGGAATCTTTGGATACAGGCGGCAACTCGCCCTCTTCCTTCTCAACGCCTCAGTCGCCCCACGTTAAGACGGTCAGTGAAAGCGAGCTGAGCACCACGGCAACGGAGCTGCTCCAGGACTACATGATGACG CTAAGAACCAAACTCTCTTCCCAAGAGATCCAGCAGTTTGCAATGCTCCTGCACGAATATCGCAATGGGGCTTCAATACACGAATTCTGCATCAACCTGAGACAGCTCTATGGGGACAGTAGGAAATTCCTGTTACTAG GCCTTAGACCGTTCATTCCTGAAAAGGACAGCCAACACTTTGAGAACTTCCTAGAAACCATCGGGGTGAAGGATGGCCGGGGAATTATCACAGACAGTTTCGGGAGGTACAGACGGACTCTGAGCACTACCTCCAATTCAACGACCAATGGGAATGGAGCTGCGGGGAGCTCGGATGACCAGTCTGCCCCTTCCGAGGGAGACGAGTGGGACCGAATGATCTCTGACATAAGCAACGACATTGAAGCTCTAGGATGCAGCATGGACCAGGATTCATCATGA
- the CCM2 gene encoding cerebral cavernous malformations 2 protein isoform X5, which translates to MEEEGKKGKKQPGIVSPFKRVFLKGEKGRDKKAQEKVTERRPLHTVLLSLPDRVEPDILLNDYIEKEVKYLGQLTSIPGYLNPSSRTEILHLIDNAKRAHQLPGQLTQEHDAVISLSAYNVKLVWRDGEDIILRVPIHDIASVSYIRDDSSHLVVLKTAQDPGISPSQSLCAESSKALTSGSLSESGVVPVEACCLVVLATENKVTAEELCSLLSQVFQIVYTESTIDFLDRAIFDGASTPTRHMSLHSDDSSTKVDIKESYETEASTFSFPESLDTGGNSPSSFSTPQSPHVKTVSESELSTTATELLQDYMMTALDRSFLKRTANTLRTS; encoded by the exons CAGCCTGGAATAGTGTCCCCTTTCAAACGCGTCTTCCTGAAAGGTGAAAAGGGTCGGGATAAAAAGGCCCAGGAAAAGGTTACGGAAAGACGACCTCTTCATACAGTACTGCTGTCCTTGCCTGATCGAGTTGAACCAGACATATTGTTGAATGACTACATTGAAAAGGAAGTCAAG taTTTAGGCCAACTAACATCCATCCCAGGGTACCTGAATCCCTCCAGTCGTACTGAAATATTGCATTTAATAGACAATGCAAAG AGGGCACATCAGCTCCCCGGGCAGCTGACCCAGGAACATGATGCTGTGATTAGTCTGTCTGCCTACAACGTCAAGCTGGTGTGGCGGGATGGAGAGGATATCATACTCAGGGTCCCCATCCATGACATCGCATCTGTGTCATACATCCGCGATGACTCCTCACACCTGGTAGTGCTGAAAACAG ctcagGACCCTGGGATCTCCCCAAGCCAGAGTCTTTGTGCAGAGAGCTCCAAAGCACTTACTTCAGGCTCGCTGTCCGAGAGTGGCGTGGTACCTGTCGAAGCTTGTTGTTTGGTGGTCCTGGCTACAGAGAACAAA gtAACTGCAGAGGAACTCTGCTCACTTCTCAGCCAAGTCTTCCAGATCGTTTACACTGAGTCCACAATAGACTTCTTAGATAGAGCAATATTTGATGGGGCCTCCACACCAACGCGCCATATGTCCCTACACAGTG ATGACTCTTCAACAAAAGTGGACATTAAAGAATCTTACGAAACAGAAGCAAGCACTTT CTCCTTTCCGGAATCTTTGGATACAGGCGGCAACTCGCCCTCTTCCTTCTCAACGCCTCAGTCGCCCCACGTTAAGACGGTCAGTGAAAGCGAGCTGAGCACCACGGCAACGGAGCTGCTCCAGGACTACATGATGACG GCCTTAGACCGTTCATTCCTGAAAAGGACAGCCAACACTTTGAGAACTTCCTAG
- the CCM2 gene encoding cerebral cavernous malformations 2 protein isoform X4, with the protein MEEEGKKGKKQPGIVSPFKRVFLKGEKGRDKKAQEKVTERRPLHTVLLSLPDRVEPDILLNDYIEKEVKYLGQLTSIPGYLNPSSRTEILHLIDNAKRAHQLPGQLTQEHDAVISLSAYNVKLVWRDGEDIILRVPIHDIASVSYIRDDSSHLVVLKTAQDPGISPSQSLCAESSKALTSGSLSESGVVPVEACCLVVLATENKVTAEELCSLLSQVFQIVYTESTIDFLDRAIFDGASTPTRHMSLHSDDSSTKVDIKESYETEASTFSFPESLDTGGNSPSSFSTPQSPHVKTVSESELSTTATELLQDYMMTLRTKLSSQEIQQFAMLLHEYRNGASIHEFCINLRQLYGDSRKFLLLEVQWEKSVGSW; encoded by the exons CAGCCTGGAATAGTGTCCCCTTTCAAACGCGTCTTCCTGAAAGGTGAAAAGGGTCGGGATAAAAAGGCCCAGGAAAAGGTTACGGAAAGACGACCTCTTCATACAGTACTGCTGTCCTTGCCTGATCGAGTTGAACCAGACATATTGTTGAATGACTACATTGAAAAGGAAGTCAAG taTTTAGGCCAACTAACATCCATCCCAGGGTACCTGAATCCCTCCAGTCGTACTGAAATATTGCATTTAATAGACAATGCAAAG AGGGCACATCAGCTCCCCGGGCAGCTGACCCAGGAACATGATGCTGTGATTAGTCTGTCTGCCTACAACGTCAAGCTGGTGTGGCGGGATGGAGAGGATATCATACTCAGGGTCCCCATCCATGACATCGCATCTGTGTCATACATCCGCGATGACTCCTCACACCTGGTAGTGCTGAAAACAG ctcagGACCCTGGGATCTCCCCAAGCCAGAGTCTTTGTGCAGAGAGCTCCAAAGCACTTACTTCAGGCTCGCTGTCCGAGAGTGGCGTGGTACCTGTCGAAGCTTGTTGTTTGGTGGTCCTGGCTACAGAGAACAAA gtAACTGCAGAGGAACTCTGCTCACTTCTCAGCCAAGTCTTCCAGATCGTTTACACTGAGTCCACAATAGACTTCTTAGATAGAGCAATATTTGATGGGGCCTCCACACCAACGCGCCATATGTCCCTACACAGTG ATGACTCTTCAACAAAAGTGGACATTAAAGAATCTTACGAAACAGAAGCAAGCACTTT CTCCTTTCCGGAATCTTTGGATACAGGCGGCAACTCGCCCTCTTCCTTCTCAACGCCTCAGTCGCCCCACGTTAAGACGGTCAGTGAAAGCGAGCTGAGCACCACGGCAACGGAGCTGCTCCAGGACTACATGATGACG CTAAGAACCAAACTCTCTTCCCAAGAGATCCAGCAGTTTGCAATGCTCCTGCACGAATATCGCAATGGGGCTTCAATACACGAATTCTGCATCAACCTGAGACAGCTCTATGGGGACAGTAGGAAATTCCTGTTACTAG AAGTGCAATGGGAGAAGTCTGTAGGCAGCTGGTGA
- the CCM2 gene encoding cerebral cavernous malformations 2 protein isoform X2 yields MEEEGKKGKKPGIVSPFKRVFLKGEKGRDKKAQEKVTERRPLHTVLLSLPDRVEPDILLNDYIEKEVKYLGQLTSIPGYLNPSSRTEILHLIDNAKRAHQLPGQLTQEHDAVISLSAYNVKLVWRDGEDIILRVPIHDIASVSYIRDDSSHLVVLKTAQDPGISPSQSLCAESSKALTSGSLSESGVVPVEACCLVVLATENKVTAEELCSLLSQVFQIVYTESTIDFLDRAIFDGASTPTRHMSLHSDDSSTKVDIKESYETEASTFSFPESLDTGGNSPSSFSTPQSPHVKTVSESELSTTATELLQDYMMTLRTKLSSQEIQQFAMLLHEYRNGASIHEFCINLRQLYGDSRKFLLLGLRPFIPEKDSQHFENFLETIGVKDGRGIITDSFGRYRRTLSTTSNSTTNGNGAAGSSDDQSAPSEGDEWDRMISDISNDIEALGCSMDQDSS; encoded by the exons CCTGGAATAGTGTCCCCTTTCAAACGCGTCTTCCTGAAAGGTGAAAAGGGTCGGGATAAAAAGGCCCAGGAAAAGGTTACGGAAAGACGACCTCTTCATACAGTACTGCTGTCCTTGCCTGATCGAGTTGAACCAGACATATTGTTGAATGACTACATTGAAAAGGAAGTCAAG taTTTAGGCCAACTAACATCCATCCCAGGGTACCTGAATCCCTCCAGTCGTACTGAAATATTGCATTTAATAGACAATGCAAAG AGGGCACATCAGCTCCCCGGGCAGCTGACCCAGGAACATGATGCTGTGATTAGTCTGTCTGCCTACAACGTCAAGCTGGTGTGGCGGGATGGAGAGGATATCATACTCAGGGTCCCCATCCATGACATCGCATCTGTGTCATACATCCGCGATGACTCCTCACACCTGGTAGTGCTGAAAACAG ctcagGACCCTGGGATCTCCCCAAGCCAGAGTCTTTGTGCAGAGAGCTCCAAAGCACTTACTTCAGGCTCGCTGTCCGAGAGTGGCGTGGTACCTGTCGAAGCTTGTTGTTTGGTGGTCCTGGCTACAGAGAACAAA gtAACTGCAGAGGAACTCTGCTCACTTCTCAGCCAAGTCTTCCAGATCGTTTACACTGAGTCCACAATAGACTTCTTAGATAGAGCAATATTTGATGGGGCCTCCACACCAACGCGCCATATGTCCCTACACAGTG ATGACTCTTCAACAAAAGTGGACATTAAAGAATCTTACGAAACAGAAGCAAGCACTTT CTCCTTTCCGGAATCTTTGGATACAGGCGGCAACTCGCCCTCTTCCTTCTCAACGCCTCAGTCGCCCCACGTTAAGACGGTCAGTGAAAGCGAGCTGAGCACCACGGCAACGGAGCTGCTCCAGGACTACATGATGACG CTAAGAACCAAACTCTCTTCCCAAGAGATCCAGCAGTTTGCAATGCTCCTGCACGAATATCGCAATGGGGCTTCAATACACGAATTCTGCATCAACCTGAGACAGCTCTATGGGGACAGTAGGAAATTCCTGTTACTAG GCCTTAGACCGTTCATTCCTGAAAAGGACAGCCAACACTTTGAGAACTTCCTAGAAACCATCGGGGTGAAGGATGGCCGGGGAATTATCACAGACAGTTTCGGGAGGTACAGACGGACTCTGAGCACTACCTCCAATTCAACGACCAATGGGAATGGAGCTGCGGGGAGCTCGGATGACCAGTCTGCCCCTTCCGAGGGAGACGAGTGGGACCGAATGATCTCTGACATAAGCAACGACATTGAAGCTCTAGGATGCAGCATGGACCAGGATTCATCATGA
- the CCM2 gene encoding cerebral cavernous malformations 2 protein isoform X3, whose product MENEPGIVSPFKRVFLKGEKGRDKKAQEKVTERRPLHTVLLSLPDRVEPDILLNDYIEKEVKYLGQLTSIPGYLNPSSRTEILHLIDNAKRAHQLPGQLTQEHDAVISLSAYNVKLVWRDGEDIILRVPIHDIASVSYIRDDSSHLVVLKTAQDPGISPSQSLCAESSKALTSGSLSESGVVPVEACCLVVLATENKVTAEELCSLLSQVFQIVYTESTIDFLDRAIFDGASTPTRHMSLHSDDSSTKVDIKESYETEASTFSFPESLDTGGNSPSSFSTPQSPHVKTVSESELSTTATELLQDYMMTLRTKLSSQEIQQFAMLLHEYRNGASIHEFCINLRQLYGDSRKFLLLGLRPFIPEKDSQHFENFLETIGVKDGRGIITDSFGRYRRTLSTTSNSTTNGNGAAGSSDDQSAPSEGDEWDRMISDISNDIEALGCSMDQDSS is encoded by the exons CCTGGAATAGTGTCCCCTTTCAAACGCGTCTTCCTGAAAGGTGAAAAGGGTCGGGATAAAAAGGCCCAGGAAAAGGTTACGGAAAGACGACCTCTTCATACAGTACTGCTGTCCTTGCCTGATCGAGTTGAACCAGACATATTGTTGAATGACTACATTGAAAAGGAAGTCAAG taTTTAGGCCAACTAACATCCATCCCAGGGTACCTGAATCCCTCCAGTCGTACTGAAATATTGCATTTAATAGACAATGCAAAG AGGGCACATCAGCTCCCCGGGCAGCTGACCCAGGAACATGATGCTGTGATTAGTCTGTCTGCCTACAACGTCAAGCTGGTGTGGCGGGATGGAGAGGATATCATACTCAGGGTCCCCATCCATGACATCGCATCTGTGTCATACATCCGCGATGACTCCTCACACCTGGTAGTGCTGAAAACAG ctcagGACCCTGGGATCTCCCCAAGCCAGAGTCTTTGTGCAGAGAGCTCCAAAGCACTTACTTCAGGCTCGCTGTCCGAGAGTGGCGTGGTACCTGTCGAAGCTTGTTGTTTGGTGGTCCTGGCTACAGAGAACAAA gtAACTGCAGAGGAACTCTGCTCACTTCTCAGCCAAGTCTTCCAGATCGTTTACACTGAGTCCACAATAGACTTCTTAGATAGAGCAATATTTGATGGGGCCTCCACACCAACGCGCCATATGTCCCTACACAGTG ATGACTCTTCAACAAAAGTGGACATTAAAGAATCTTACGAAACAGAAGCAAGCACTTT CTCCTTTCCGGAATCTTTGGATACAGGCGGCAACTCGCCCTCTTCCTTCTCAACGCCTCAGTCGCCCCACGTTAAGACGGTCAGTGAAAGCGAGCTGAGCACCACGGCAACGGAGCTGCTCCAGGACTACATGATGACG CTAAGAACCAAACTCTCTTCCCAAGAGATCCAGCAGTTTGCAATGCTCCTGCACGAATATCGCAATGGGGCTTCAATACACGAATTCTGCATCAACCTGAGACAGCTCTATGGGGACAGTAGGAAATTCCTGTTACTAG GCCTTAGACCGTTCATTCCTGAAAAGGACAGCCAACACTTTGAGAACTTCCTAGAAACCATCGGGGTGAAGGATGGCCGGGGAATTATCACAGACAGTTTCGGGAGGTACAGACGGACTCTGAGCACTACCTCCAATTCAACGACCAATGGGAATGGAGCTGCGGGGAGCTCGGATGACCAGTCTGCCCCTTCCGAGGGAGACGAGTGGGACCGAATGATCTCTGACATAAGCAACGACATTGAAGCTCTAGGATGCAGCATGGACCAGGATTCATCATGA